The region CATTTCGCTGAAGTGTTCGTGATGGGATTCCACTGAAATTCCGGCTTCTGCAAGCACTCCTGGAAAGACCTTTCCAAGGTCGCGATCTGTGAAGAAAACCGGACTCAAGCCGCCTTCTCATACATTATTGCGGCCTCTACCATCTTCTCTGATATGTCATAGTCCTTGGCAATATCGTCAAGTTGCTCCCCTGCATCAAATCGAGCAGTAATGATCGCTGTAGAGATCCCGGCACCCGATAGAATCGGCCGCCCAAAGCCCACTTTTGGATCAATTACTATCGCCTTCTGGGCATCGGCTTCCAATTGTCCGGTAATCGGAAACAACCGCAAGGGCAAATTGAAATCTCCCCATTCAATTCTTGAGAGACGAGACTCTAGTAATTTTTTCATCGCGAGCTGACCAGATAGCGACAAGTTAATGAGCTGGCCGAACCTCTCAAGAAACAGTGCCCGTTGGGTCGTTAACAAATCGGGGCTTAATAGAAGGCGTTCAAGCCCCAACTCACTCTCTGCATAGTCTATGGCGGTACGAACTGCCTGAAATGGCACACTGTGTTTAACTCGAAGTGCCCAAAGAATATGTGCTTCAATAAGATTTTCGAAACTTAGAAGACTCGCGTCTTCTTGGGGAAGCGTTAGCAATGGGGAGAAAAATGCGACCCCTTGGCCCCTATGATAATGTCGGCCAAGCGCCCACGATCTCAGAGTGGCTGGAGCCAAGCGAAGGTATCTGGCGGCCTCAGCGATGCCATATGCAGGCATTTGTCCCGCCGATAACTCCTTTTGTTTCTTTTGGTTGGCCATGAATTTCCTTCTCCCCTCTGTTTGCCTTCTTCCTTCTCTATTAAATATATCAAATTGTCTATCTGTTCAAGCCTCCAATATGTTGTCGAATTCTAACTGAGACACGGCAATTCCCGCCGCCGGGGGGGAACCCTCGTATTATGTACAATCATTTTCGATAGTTCTGAATTCGCCTAATACGAGATAGCACGAGCAGCAAAATCACGCAGGCGGAACAACGCATATAACGGAACATTCAGGATGCGCGCATCCCGCTTCAGATTCAGAAGCGTGGTCCGGATGAGAATGGGAGGTGAAAACTGCTCGTCATAGGACCGCAGACTCTTGCTCTTTGGGTTCACCCCCGCTTTCGCTTCGAGGGGCAAGATGCCGGATTCCATCTCGAAAAGGAAGTCCACTTCAGCCCTCTTGCCGGAGCTGCGCCAATAGTAAAGTGGCAGATCCAGTGAGGAATGAAGGTGCTGGGCGACAAAGCTCTCAACGAAAGCGCCCTCATAAGCGGAAAACAGAGGGTCTCCCTGCGTCAGGATGCCAGCGGGAACCTCCGCGAGAGCTCCCAGGAGGCCCACATCGAGAGCATAGACCTTGAAGCTTCTTGGATCCGCACATCCCTTAAGCGGATGCTTGGGGGCTTCCACGCAGAAAGCCCGCTGGATGAGCCCTGCATTCTCCAGCCAGATGATGGCGTCCTCATAATCCCTCGCCCGAGCACTGGGGTGGACCGCAGAGAAAACAAATTTCCGGTTTTCGCGCGCAAGTTGACTGGGAATGGACTCCCAGATCTGCGACAGCTTTGGAATATCGTGGGCCGGCGCGTGTTTCGCAAAATCAAGAGTGTAGGCGTCGAGAATATTCCGCTGTACCTGGCGTACGCTGTCCATATCGCCGCCGTCGCAGTACAGCTGCACTGCTTCCGGCATGCCACCAACAAAATAGAATCTCCTCAGCAGATCGAGGAGATCATTGTGAAAGATTTCGGGAAGAGGCGTGAGATCTGTTTTCTCCTCCAGAAGTTTTCGGTACCGCGATTCCCCAACGGCATCTAAGAACTCCGGTACCGTCATCGGATGAAGGTTAAGAAAATCGACCTTTCCCACCGGAAAGGACCGGGGCGAGGAGATGCGACTGCCCAGCAATGAGCCGGCCGCCGCGACATGAATATCGCCGGCTTCTTCCTGAAAATACTTCAGGGAGTTCAAGGCATTATTCGACGCCTGAATCTCATCAAAGATCACCAAGTCGGATTGCGGCTTGATGGGCTTCCTCTGGTATCGCGACAGATCCCGAAGGATCCGTTCTGGATTCAGATCGCGGGCGAAGAGGCTGTCGAGCTCGGCTTGTTTCTCAAAGTTGAAGTAATGGACCTGCGCGTACTCGGAAGCACCGAACGCCTTCAGAATAAAGGTCTTGCCCGTCTGGCGCGCACCTCTAAGCACCAGCGGTTTCCTGTTGGAAGACCCCTTCCACTTAAGAAGCTCCGCGTAGATATCCCGTTTCATATCGGCTTCCTATCTTTGGGCGTCCCGTGGAGTCCATACCATACCGGCATTATTTTGGCATAAATTCACATTTTACGCGCGAATTATGTGAATTCTTGCCAAAAAAGACCTTTGATAATTTGCCCTGCCCGGGAAGATTATCTTGGAAATTCCTCCCTTTCGGCAACGGAGGTGGAGGGCTTCGATCTTGAACGTTGCATGTGGACGGGCATGCTGCCGCCGCGCGTCCTCTCGCCGACATGCAGACAGCTATTAAGGTCAAAGGATCTCGACGTGTTCGCGAAGGTGACCTATCCGCTCCGCACATGGAGGGGACGAAGCTTGAAGAGCACTATCGCAAGACCCTCCGCCATCTCGGCCAGCAAGGCGGGATGCTCGGACTCATCTTCAGCAAATCCCAAAATAAAATTCAGGATCCGGCGAAGCTCAGGCAGTTGATTGTGGAATTGATCGGCAAGGAGACTTGGCTTTCCCTATCCTCAGATGTGAAGGGCGATGCCTACGAGGGGCTGCTGGAGCGCAATGTGCAAGATATCAAATCCGGCGCGGGGCAGTACTTTACGCCAAGGCCCCTTATTGAAGCTATCATTGATTGCATTCAATCCGAGCCGGGCGAAGTCATCTGTGACCCCGCGTGTGGGACCGGCGGCTTTCTGCTCGCAGCGTATAACTACATCGCCGAGTGGTTTGAACTGGATAAAGACCAAAAGAAACATCTGCGCTATGACGCCATCCGCGGTGTAGAGCTGGTGGATGGTGTGTCGCGGCTCTGCGCCATGAACCTCTTCCTGCACGGGATCGGTCCCGATGATGATGAGCGGGAGCCGCCGATCAAGACCGACGACAGCCTGCGCAATGAGCCGAGCAGACATTATCAGGTGGTGGTGACCAATCCGCCCTTTGGGAAGAAGAGCAGTATCACCGTGGTCAATGAGACGGGAGAGACTGATAAAAGAACGGTGTCGTACAGCCGCCCCGATTTCTGGACGACGACAACGAACAAACAGCTGAACTTTGTGCAGCATATCAAGAGTCTGCTTGCGATCCATGGGCGGGCGGCGGTGGTCCTACCTGACAATGTGCTTTTCGAAGGCGGCGCTGGGGAGACGGTGAGGCGCAAGCTGATGCATGAATGCGATCTTCACACGATCTTGCGATTGCCGACGGGGCTTTTCTATGCGCAGGGGGTTAAGGCGAATGTGATTTTTTTTGATCGCAAGCCGGCAAGTGAGAAGCCGTGGACCAAAAAGGTTTGGTTCTATGACCTACGGACCAACAAACATTTCACGCTTAAGGAAGGGCGGATTATCCGCCAGGATCTTGATGAATTCGTGAAGTGCTACAACCCCGAGGATCGGCATTCCCGCAAGGCCACTTGGTCCGAGAAGAAGCCTGATGGCCGCTGGCGCGCGTATTCTTATGACGAGATTATTGCCCGCGATAAGGCCAGCCTTGATATCTTCTGGCTGCGGGATGAGAGCTTGGAAGATTCAGACAACCTCCCCGATCCAAACGTATTGGCCGGAGAGATCGCGGAGGATCTGCGGTCGGCGCTGGAGCAGATTGAGGAAATATTGGGAGATCTGGAGCAAAGAGCCAAGTCGGTATAGGTCGCCAAAGCAAACAGGCCGCGCCTCAGCGGCTACTGGCTGTCCCTGAGAATTTTCAGGAAGACCAATTGTGCATTTCGCCGAATTTGAGGAGGACGATTAGTCCGTAGACGGAGGAAAGACTGCACCCACCGGATGAAGTGGGGGATCTGATGATTCGTGGTTAGCCGTGAACTATGCAGCCAATTCTCAAGGGCGTATGGCTTTCTATCTTGTTGTTTCATAATAGGTTATTTAACTTCGCGCCAAGAGTCGTCATATTGATATTTCTTGCTATGATGATCCCCGCATAATCCCGGATCTACCACTGATATGACAAAGCCCCTACTTGCATATATGAATATCCTGATAAATAGTCTCCTTGCCATAGCGCGGTTCCTGCCATGTTATGGCTTCGTCATCATGCTCCCGGAAACCGATATGGATTGGACACGTAACTGATTTGCTATAATCTATTACCAGCTGTAGTCAATAGCCTTGGGATGTGTCTTGATGGAGTCCCGAAGTACGCTCTCTACGGCGCAAACGAACCCAAGCAACGGCGGATAGAGAAGTCGGGATAATGAATGGTTCGGCCT is a window of Candidatus Eisenbacteria bacterium DNA encoding:
- a CDS encoding SAM-dependent methyltransferase translates to MQTAIKVKGSRRVREGDLSAPHMEGTKLEEHYRKTLRHLGQQGGMLGLIFSKSQNKIQDPAKLRQLIVELIGKETWLSLSSDVKGDAYEGLLERNVQDIKSGAGQYFTPRPLIEAIIDCIQSEPGEVICDPACGTGGFLLAAYNYIAEWFELDKDQKKHLRYDAIRGVELVDGVSRLCAMNLFLHGIGPDDDEREPPIKTDDSLRNEPSRHYQVVVTNPPFGKKSSITVVNETGETDKRTVSYSRPDFWTTTTNKQLNFVQHIKSLLAIHGRAAVVLPDNVLFEGGAGETVRRKLMHECDLHTILRLPTGLFYAQGVKANVIFFDRKPASEKPWTKKVWFYDLRTNKHFTLKEGRIIRQDLDEFVKCYNPEDRHSRKATWSEKKPDGRWRAYSYDEIIARDKASLDIFWLRDESLEDSDNLPDPNVLAGEIAEDLRSALEQIEEILGDLEQRAKSV
- a CDS encoding AAA family ATPase, which encodes MKRDIYAELLKWKGSSNRKPLVLRGARQTGKTFILKAFGASEYAQVHYFNFEKQAELDSLFARDLNPERILRDLSRYQRKPIKPQSDLVIFDEIQASNNALNSLKYFQEEAGDIHVAAAGSLLGSRISSPRSFPVGKVDFLNLHPMTVPEFLDAVGESRYRKLLEEKTDLTPLPEIFHNDLLDLLRRFYFVGGMPEAVQLYCDGGDMDSVRQVQRNILDAYTLDFAKHAPAHDIPKLSQIWESIPSQLARENRKFVFSAVHPSARARDYEDAIIWLENAGLIQRAFCVEAPKHPLKGCADPRSFKVYALDVGLLGALAEVPAGILTQGDPLFSAYEGAFVESFVAQHLHSSLDLPLYYWRSSGKRAEVDFLFEMESGILPLEAKAGVNPKSKSLRSYDEQFSPPILIRTTLLNLKRDARILNVPLYALFRLRDFAARAISY
- a CDS encoding DUF433 domain-containing protein, which codes for MANQKKQKELSAGQMPAYGIAEAARYLRLAPATLRSWALGRHYHRGQGVAFFSPLLTLPQEDASLLSFENLIEAHILWALRVKHSVPFQAVRTAIDYAESELGLERLLLSPDLLTTQRALFLERFGQLINLSLSGQLAMKKLLESRLSRIEWGDFNLPLRLFPITGQLEADAQKAIVIDPKVGFGRPILSGAGISTAIITARFDAGEQLDDIAKDYDISEKMVEAAIMYEKAA